The proteins below come from a single Panicum hallii strain FIL2 chromosome 7, PHallii_v3.1, whole genome shotgun sequence genomic window:
- the LOC112900357 gene encoding uncharacterized protein LOC112900357 isoform X1: protein MTPTLLDVVMITGLDSSSPCPSAFRLSEVPFKLSSKIECTNWGAYLNQHIKTKGPVTKKEHTAFLNLWLEHFLFCGPSLAPTKNYLPLAYELVKGSTVGLGKLFLGKVYRYLHLMSLSLLTQKKLRTGGPRWFIQLWAHLYFQDFIPNFPVLANNSFPDQGGRRIRCTSFGQALYSLPGSKLNPSSASNWFRIFYRGLDNPIFLPYTDSEIFENPITFRLANFTDDDSTRHLYSIMIHPCFLPVGMSNSNRIIKPGYEFYQLVIAAWQFGLGQVPPHFFLHHLTTIRADLSDILTSQRCYGLFSDLLLPIPVDLTFTSSAIGFESWWSMWKTHVFRKALGPMLQQIHAEYEASEEEQEDGPEPKNDDGSTFRFLPVAPVVLFSKNAPPPSKTKARKKTVRKIRKEAGPSSTGQEAPIVNQADTVDISSGEELVHQEDPTPEALEDPLTTVNALVNLQDPILKTPENLATPADTLVGL, encoded by the exons atgactccaaccctcctggATGTAGTGATGATCACTGGTTTGGATAGCTCATCACCCTGCCCCTCTGCCTTCAGACTGTCCGAGGTCCCCTTCAAATTGTCCTCCAAAatagagtgcacaaactggggtgcatatctgaaccagcacatcaaaaccaaaggccctgtgacaAAGAAGGaacatacggcctttctgaatctttggttggaacacttcttattttgcggtccttcccttgccccaaccaagaactatctccccctagcatatgaactggtCAAAGGTagtactgttggccttggtaagttGTTCCTTGGGAAAGTCTATAGATATCTCCACTTGATGTCTTTGAGCCTgcttacccaaaagaaactcagGACCGGTGGTCCcaggtggttcatccagttatgggctcattTATATTTTCAGGACttcataccaaacttccctgtTTTGGCCAATAACTCCTTTCCAGATCAGGGTGGGAGGCGAATCAGGTGTACCAGCTTCGGCCAGGCTCTGTACAGTCTACCTGGCAGCAAGTTGAATCCCTCAAGTGCTTCAAACTGGTTTAGGATATTCTATAGGGGTCTGgacaaccctatcttccttccctaCACTGATTCTGAAATTTTCGAGAACCCAATCACCTTTAGATTGGCTAATTTTACCGATGATGATAGCACTAGGCatttatactctatcatgattcacccttgcttccttccagtcggcatgagcaatTCCAACCGAATCATtaagcctggttatgagttcTACCAGCTGGTCATTGCAGCCTGGCAGTTTGGTCtcgggcaagttcctccccacttcttccttcatcatttgacaACAATCAGAGCTGATCTGTCCGATATCCTCACCAGCCAAAGATGCTACGGCCTATTCTCTGATCTTCTCCTTCCAATCCCCGTCGACTTAACATTCACCTCTTCGGCTATTGGCTTCGAAagctggtggtcgatgtggaagactcacgtcttccggaaagccttggggccaatgctgcagcagatccatgctgagtatgaagcctctgaggaagag caggaggatggtccggagcccaagaatgatgatggctccaccttcAGGTTCTTACCAGTTGCCCCCGTGGTCCTTTTCAGCAAGAATGCACCTCCCCCGTCAAAG ACTAAGGCGAGGAAGAAGACTGTCAGGAAGATTCGGAAGGAAGCTGGACCATCTTCCACTGgtcaagaagctccgatcgtCAACCAG gctgataCTGTAGATATTTCCAGCGGGGAAGAGCTAGTGCACCAAGAAGACCCAACTCCAGAGGCTTTGGAGGATCCTTTGACGACGGTCAACGCcttagtcaaccttcaggatccaATCCTGAAGACTCCAGAGAACCTCGCAACGCCAGCCGATACTTTGGTCGGCCTTTag
- the LOC112900357 gene encoding uncharacterized protein LOC112900357 isoform X2, whose translation MTPTLLDVVMITGLDSSSPCPSAFRLSEVPFKLSSKIECTNWGAYLNQHIKTKGPVTKKEHTAFLNLWLEHFLFCGPSLAPTKNYLPLAYELVKGSTVGLGKLFLGKVYRYLHLMSLSLLTQKKLRTGGPRWFIQLWAHLYFQDFIPNFPVLANNSFPDQGGRRIRCTSFGQALYSLPGSKLNPSSASNWFRIFYRGLDNPIFLPYTDSEIFENPITFRLANFTDDDSTRHLYSIMIHPCFLPVGMSNSNRIIKPGYEFYQLVIAAWQFGLGQVPPHFFLHHLTTIRADLSDILTSQRCYGLFSDLLLPIPVDLTFTSSAIGFESWWSMWKTHVFRKALGPMLQQIHAEYEASEEEEDGPEPKNDDGSTFRFLPVAPVVLFSKNAPPPSKTKARKKTVRKIRKEAGPSSTGQEAPIVNQADTVDISSGEELVHQEDPTPEALEDPLTTVNALVNLQDPILKTPENLATPADTLVGL comes from the exons atgactccaaccctcctggATGTAGTGATGATCACTGGTTTGGATAGCTCATCACCCTGCCCCTCTGCCTTCAGACTGTCCGAGGTCCCCTTCAAATTGTCCTCCAAAatagagtgcacaaactggggtgcatatctgaaccagcacatcaaaaccaaaggccctgtgacaAAGAAGGaacatacggcctttctgaatctttggttggaacacttcttattttgcggtccttcccttgccccaaccaagaactatctccccctagcatatgaactggtCAAAGGTagtactgttggccttggtaagttGTTCCTTGGGAAAGTCTATAGATATCTCCACTTGATGTCTTTGAGCCTgcttacccaaaagaaactcagGACCGGTGGTCCcaggtggttcatccagttatgggctcattTATATTTTCAGGACttcataccaaacttccctgtTTTGGCCAATAACTCCTTTCCAGATCAGGGTGGGAGGCGAATCAGGTGTACCAGCTTCGGCCAGGCTCTGTACAGTCTACCTGGCAGCAAGTTGAATCCCTCAAGTGCTTCAAACTGGTTTAGGATATTCTATAGGGGTCTGgacaaccctatcttccttccctaCACTGATTCTGAAATTTTCGAGAACCCAATCACCTTTAGATTGGCTAATTTTACCGATGATGATAGCACTAGGCatttatactctatcatgattcacccttgcttccttccagtcggcatgagcaatTCCAACCGAATCATtaagcctggttatgagttcTACCAGCTGGTCATTGCAGCCTGGCAGTTTGGTCtcgggcaagttcctccccacttcttccttcatcatttgacaACAATCAGAGCTGATCTGTCCGATATCCTCACCAGCCAAAGATGCTACGGCCTATTCTCTGATCTTCTCCTTCCAATCCCCGTCGACTTAACATTCACCTCTTCGGCTATTGGCTTCGAAagctggtggtcgatgtggaagactcacgtcttccggaaagccttggggccaatgctgcagcagatccatgctgagtatgaagcctctgaggaagag gaggatggtccggagcccaagaatgatgatggctccaccttcAGGTTCTTACCAGTTGCCCCCGTGGTCCTTTTCAGCAAGAATGCACCTCCCCCGTCAAAG ACTAAGGCGAGGAAGAAGACTGTCAGGAAGATTCGGAAGGAAGCTGGACCATCTTCCACTGgtcaagaagctccgatcgtCAACCAG gctgataCTGTAGATATTTCCAGCGGGGAAGAGCTAGTGCACCAAGAAGACCCAACTCCAGAGGCTTTGGAGGATCCTTTGACGACGGTCAACGCcttagtcaaccttcaggatccaATCCTGAAGACTCCAGAGAACCTCGCAACGCCAGCCGATACTTTGGTCGGCCTTTag